A genome region from Altererythrobacter aquiaggeris includes the following:
- the metH gene encoding methionine synthase → MTARNTARFVNVGERTNVTGSARFKKLVMADDYEAAVEVARQQVENGAQIIDVNMDEGLLDAVHAMTTFLKLIAAEPDIARVPVMIDSSRWEVIEAGLKCVSGKPVVNSISMKEGEEQFLSQARKCMDYGAAAVIMAFDEQGQADTKARKVEICKRAYDLLTGIGFPPEDIIFDANVFAVATGIEEHDRYGLDFIEAVREIKAACPHVLTSGGLSNLSFSFRGNEPVRRAMHSVFLYHAIPAGLDMAIVNAGQLDIYDQIDPVLREACEDVILMRPVKGAETATERLITLAESYRGTDAAQEKAAAEWRGWAVERRLEHALVKGIDADIVSDTEEMRAATEAAGGRPIEVIEGPLMDGMNVVGDLFGSGKMFLPQVVKSARVMKKAVAHLIPYIEAEKAEGARAKGRIVMATVKGDVHDIGKNIVGVVLQCNGYEVIDLGVMAPWPKILEAAREHGADMIGLSGLITPSLDEMVTVAEEMQRAGMTMPLLIGGATTSKVHTALRIDPAYDGPVIHVLDASRAVGVASQLLSDTQRDGFVESTASDYEHVRDVRAGKGQSALLSLEDARANSYDPYLSDKAAPPLQPGVHVFDDWPLADLREYIDWTPFFRAWELHGNYPAILQDDVVGESATSLFADAQAMLDRIIGEKWLTARGVCGFWPCARDGDDVTIHRVNREEHLTLPFLRQQVKKSRDRANMCLADFIDPAGDWIGGFAVSIHGIGEHIARFQADNDDYSDILLKALADRFAEAFAERLHKHVRTDLWGYSPAEQLSNEALVKEKYRGIRPAPGYPACPDHSLKPILFDLLDAENAAGISLTESYAMLPTAAVSGFYFAHPESQYFGVARIGRDQLEDYASRRKIDLSTAEKWLRPNLD, encoded by the coding sequence ATGACAGCCCGCAACACGGCCCGTTTCGTCAATGTCGGCGAACGCACCAATGTAACCGGATCAGCCCGCTTCAAGAAGCTGGTCATGGCGGACGATTACGAGGCTGCGGTCGAAGTCGCGCGTCAGCAGGTCGAAAACGGCGCGCAGATAATCGATGTGAATATGGACGAAGGGCTGCTTGACGCGGTCCACGCCATGACCACGTTCCTGAAACTGATCGCTGCCGAACCCGATATCGCCCGCGTTCCGGTGATGATCGACAGTTCCAGATGGGAAGTGATCGAAGCGGGTCTGAAATGCGTATCGGGCAAACCGGTCGTCAATTCGATCAGCATGAAGGAAGGCGAAGAGCAATTTCTAAGCCAGGCTCGCAAATGCATGGATTATGGCGCTGCTGCGGTGATCATGGCATTTGACGAACAAGGCCAGGCCGACACCAAAGCCCGCAAGGTCGAAATCTGCAAGCGGGCTTATGATCTGCTGACCGGAATCGGCTTTCCGCCCGAAGACATTATCTTCGATGCCAACGTTTTTGCGGTTGCCACCGGGATCGAGGAACATGACCGCTACGGCCTCGACTTCATCGAGGCGGTGCGCGAAATCAAGGCCGCGTGTCCGCACGTTCTGACCAGCGGCGGCCTGTCAAACCTCAGCTTCAGCTTCCGCGGCAACGAACCGGTGCGCCGCGCGATGCATTCGGTGTTTCTTTATCACGCAATTCCTGCCGGCCTCGACATGGCAATCGTCAATGCAGGGCAGCTGGATATTTACGACCAGATCGATCCGGTCCTGCGCGAAGCCTGTGAAGACGTCATTTTGATGCGCCCCGTCAAAGGCGCGGAGACTGCAACCGAACGACTGATCACGCTGGCCGAAAGCTATCGCGGAACCGATGCGGCACAGGAAAAAGCTGCTGCCGAATGGCGCGGCTGGGCTGTTGAAAGACGGCTGGAACACGCGCTGGTCAAAGGGATCGATGCGGATATCGTATCCGATACCGAAGAAATGCGTGCCGCGACCGAGGCGGCTGGCGGACGGCCGATCGAAGTCATCGAAGGGCCGTTGATGGACGGTATGAATGTCGTCGGTGACCTGTTCGGCAGCGGCAAGATGTTCCTCCCGCAAGTGGTGAAATCGGCCCGCGTGATGAAGAAGGCCGTTGCCCATCTGATCCCTTATATCGAGGCCGAAAAGGCCGAAGGCGCGCGCGCCAAGGGCAGGATCGTGATGGCGACCGTCAAGGGCGATGTGCACGATATCGGCAAGAACATCGTTGGCGTCGTGCTGCAATGCAACGGTTACGAAGTGATCGATCTGGGCGTCATGGCTCCATGGCCCAAAATTCTCGAAGCCGCGCGGGAACACGGCGCCGATATGATCGGTCTGTCAGGCCTGATTACCCCCTCGCTTGACGAGATGGTCACGGTTGCCGAAGAAATGCAGCGCGCGGGGATGACCATGCCGCTGCTGATCGGCGGCGCAACCACCAGCAAGGTCCACACCGCGCTGCGCATCGACCCGGCCTATGACGGGCCGGTAATCCATGTGCTCGATGCCAGCCGCGCGGTTGGCGTGGCGTCGCAATTGCTGTCCGACACGCAGCGTGACGGTTTTGTCGAAAGCACGGCCTCGGATTACGAGCATGTGCGCGATGTCCGCGCCGGCAAGGGGCAAAGCGCGCTGCTCAGCCTCGAAGATGCGCGGGCGAATTCCTACGATCCTTATCTCAGCGACAAGGCGGCACCGCCGCTGCAACCGGGTGTACACGTGTTCGACGACTGGCCGCTGGCCGATCTTCGCGAATATATCGACTGGACGCCGTTTTTCCGCGCATGGGAACTGCATGGCAATTATCCGGCCATCCTGCAGGATGATGTCGTAGGCGAAAGCGCAACCAGCCTGTTTGCCGACGCGCAGGCGATGCTCGACCGGATCATCGGCGAAAAATGGCTTACCGCACGCGGCGTCTGCGGGTTCTGGCCCTGCGCAAGGGATGGCGACGATGTGACGATCCACCGCGTCAACCGCGAGGAGCATTTGACGCTGCCCTTCCTGCGCCAGCAAGTAAAAAAATCGCGCGACCGCGCCAATATGTGTCTGGCGGATTTTATCGATCCGGCAGGTGACTGGATTGGCGGTTTTGCCGTAAGCATCCACGGGATTGGCGAACATATCGCCCGTTTTCAGGCCGATAACGATGATTATTCGGACATTCTGCTAAAGGCGCTGGCCGACCGGTTTGCCGAAGCATTCGCCGAACGGTTGCACAAGCATGTCCGCACTGATCTGTGGGGTTATTCTCCTGCCGAACAACTGTCGAATGAAGCGCTGGTCAAAGAGAAATATCGCGGCATCCGCCCTGCGCCGGGCTATCCGGCCTGCCCCGATCATTCGCTTAAACCGATCCTGTTCGATCTGCTCGATGCGGAAAATGCTGCCGGCATTTCGTTGACCGAAAGTTATGCAATGCTGCCCACCGCCGCTGTTAGCGGGTTTTATTTTGCCCATCCCGAAAGCCAGTATTTCGGCGTCGCACGAATTGGCCGCGACCAGTTGGAAGATTATGCCAGCCGCCGCAAAATCGACTTGTCCACCGCGGAAAAATGGTTGCGGCCCAACCTCGACTAA